In Thermocrinis minervae, a single genomic region encodes these proteins:
- a CDS encoding thioredoxin family protein → MKSLLLSLLLCLFAFASNWYSDVSKGIDIAKKENKLVLFYVYSKHCPYCKYMEEFVLSDPDVDQKLREYVVVAVDVSSDMGQELAKKYGVVGVPSFIFYDPSKDVIISKRFGSMYKRDFLNMLTNVCKLSQKKTC, encoded by the coding sequence ATGAAGAGCCTGCTACTAAGCCTGCTTCTTTGCCTTTTTGCCTTTGCATCAAACTGGTACTCTGACGTTTCTAAAGGTATCGACATTGCAAAGAAGGAAAACAAACTAGTCCTCTTTTACGTGTACTCAAAGCATTGTCCTTACTGTAAGTACATGGAGGAGTTTGTCCTCTCAGATCCAGATGTGGATCAGAAATTAAGGGAATACGTAGTGGTGGCCGTAGACGTATCCTCAGACATGGGTCAGGAACTGGCAAAAAAGTACGGAGTAGTTGGTGTACCGTCTTTCATCTTCTACGACCCATCAAAGGATGTTATCATCTCCAAGAGGTTTGGTTCTATGTATAAAAGGGATTTTTTAAACATGCTTACTAATGTGTGCAAGCTCAGTCAGAAAAAAACCTGTTAG